One stretch of Armigeres subalbatus isolate Guangzhou_Male chromosome 2, GZ_Asu_2, whole genome shotgun sequence DNA includes these proteins:
- the LOC134214971 gene encoding probable small nuclear ribonucleoprotein Sm D1, giving the protein MKLVRFLMKLSHETVTVELKNGTQVHGTITGVDVAMNTHLKAVKMTIKNRDPVQLDSLSIRGNNIRYYILPDSLPLETLLIDDAPKTRAKKREANRGGQRGRGRGTRGGRGGPRGGRGGPRGRGRR; this is encoded by the exons ATGAAATTAGTGCG ATTTTTGATGAAACTCAGCCACGAAACGGTCACGGTGGAACTTAAAAATGGAACACAAGTGCACGGAACGATTACTGGCGTGGACGTTGCGATGAACACCCACCTCAAGGCAGTGAAGATGACCATCAAAAACCGAGACCCGGTCCAGCTGGATTCGCTCAGTATTCGGGGTAACAACATCCGGTACTATATTTTGCCAGACAGTTTGCCACTGGAAACCCTGCTGATCGACGATGCTCCCAAGACGAGGGCCAAGAAACGGGAGGCTAATCGCGGTGGACAACGAGGACGCGGCAGAGGAACGCGAG GTGGCCGCGGTGGTCCAAGAGGTGGACGTGGAGGCCCACGAGGTCGTGGTAGACGCTAA